One segment of Synergistes jonesii DNA contains the following:
- a CDS encoding IS256 family transposase, with protein sequence MARQRKLTPERKALIQSLLSHYKPEDAQDVQAMLRDLLGDTIQQMLEAEMDDHLGYSKYDYKNKHTDDSRNGYSPKTVTSSAGDIPIDVPRDRKGDFEPQSVKKNQTDISNIEDQVLSMYAKGMTTRDISAHLQSIYGVDASAEMISRMTDRILPIAKEWQNRPLAKKYAVVFMDAVHFNVRQDGRTVKKAVYVAIGTRLDGHREVLGLWVGGN encoded by the coding sequence ATGGCAAGACAGAGAAAACTGACACCGGAAAGAAAAGCGCTTATTCAGAGTCTCCTTTCCCACTACAAACCGGAAGACGCCCAGGACGTACAGGCTATGCTGAGGGATCTTCTCGGAGATACGATCCAGCAGATGCTGGAAGCCGAGATGGATGACCATCTCGGTTACAGCAAATATGACTACAAGAACAAGCATACAGATGACAGCCGCAACGGCTACAGCCCTAAAACAGTCACCTCTTCGGCCGGAGATATCCCGATCGACGTCCCCAGAGACCGCAAGGGTGACTTCGAACCGCAGTCAGTCAAAAAGAACCAGACCGATATCTCAAATATAGAGGATCAGGTCCTGTCCATGTATGCAAAAGGCATGACGACCCGGGATATCTCGGCTCACCTGCAGTCTATCTACGGTGTGGATGCCTCTGCTGAAATGATTTCGCGAATGACGGATCGAATTCTGCCGATTGCCAAAGAATGGCAGAACCGGCCGCTGGCCAAAAAGTATGCAGTCGTCTTTATGGACGCCGTGCATTTCAATGTGAGGCAGGACGGCCGAACCGTCAAGAAAGCCGTTTATGTTGCTATTGGGACAAGACTGGACGGGCATCGTGAAGTCCTTGGCCTGTGGGTCGGCGGAAAT
- a CDS encoding IS5 family transposase (programmed frameshift) yields MEITQEQYDRIEKYLPRQRGNVSMSNLQLINAILYVTENGCKWRALPKSCGNWHTIYVRMNRWSKNGVLQRVFEVLQVENIIRIKVEAVCLDSTSVKVHPDGTGALKKGGKQSIGRSRGGLTTKIHMVTATDRSAVGFVLSGGEAHDSSEGTALLDKIIRVPEQKYILMDRAYEGENMRRKTMEKGYFPVVPPKSNRKDPWEYDRERYKQRNEIERYFLRLKRFRKIFTRYDKLDVLFCGFIYFAMIVDAI; encoded by the exons ATGGAAATCACTCAAGAACAATATGATCGTATCGAAAAATACTTGCCCCGTCAGCGCGGGAATGTGAGTATGAGTAATCTCCAACTGATCAATGCGATACTGTATGTCACGGAAAACGGCTGCAAGTGGAGGGCGTTGCCGAAATCCTGTGGGAACTGGCATACGATTTATGTACGCATGAACAGGTGGAGCAAAAATGGCGTTTTACAGCGCGTGTTTGAAGTGTTGCAAGTGGAGAACATTATTCGCATAAAGGTCGAGGCGGTCTGCCTGGACAGCACATCGGTAAAGGTTCATCCCGACGGAACGGGAGCTTTAAAAAAAG GAGGAAAACAGTCCATTGGAAGATCGAGAGGCGGGCTCACAACGAAGATTCATATGGTCACCGCAACTGACAGATCGGCTGTCGGCTTCGTGCTATCCGGAGGAGAAGCCCATGACTCGTCGGAAGGCACAGCTCTGCTTGACAAGATCATAAGAGTCCCAGAGCAAAAATACATCCTGATGGACAGAGCTTATGAGGGAGAGAATATGCGGAGAAAAACGATGGAGAAGGGATATTTTCCGGTTGTTCCTCCAAAATCGAACCGCAAAGATCCATGGGAGTATGATAGGGAGAGATATAAGCAACGCAATGAGATAGAGCGATATTTCTTGCGTCTTAAGCGGTTTCGGAAAATATTTACCCGTTACGATAAGCTTGACGTGCTGTTCTGTGGGTTCATCTACTTTGCTATGATTGTAGATGCAATTTAA
- the hydG gene encoding [FeFe] hydrogenase H-cluster radical SAM maturase HydG — protein sequence MYSKTEFQDSSFIDDTEILSSLEEAKRLAKDVGAVRALLDKARECRGLTHREAAVLLEITDPQLEHELYSLAKEIKERIYGRRIVLFAPLYVSNYCVNGCVYCGFHAGNSCMFRKKLTMEEIDRETEAILALGHKRIAMEAGEDPVNCPLDYILDCIHRVYAYRNDRGDSIRRINVNIAATTVEEYRRLKAAQIGTFILFQETFHRPTYAKMHPKGPKSNYDWHTTALHRAQEGGIDDVGTGVLYGLYDYKYETVAQLMLAESLEKICGVGPHTISVPRLREAEGVDMRQFPHIPTDEQFLRLIAVIRVATPYTGMIISTRETPETRKKELDLGISQVSAGSCTGIGGYHKEIGQPDTPDTAQFKVSDNRTPDEVLTWLCEDGYVPSYCTACYRQGRTGDRFMSLAKSGQIHNYCQPNALLTFKEYLIGYASDHLKEVGEKVIDKEVERIPNDKVKALTRERLGRLEAGASDLYF from the coding sequence ATGTACAGCAAGACGGAATTTCAAGATTCTTCATTCATCGACGACACGGAAATACTGAGTTCTCTCGAAGAGGCGAAAAGGCTGGCGAAGGACGTCGGCGCAGTGCGCGCGCTGCTCGACAAGGCGCGCGAGTGCCGCGGCCTGACCCACCGAGAGGCGGCCGTGCTGCTGGAGATCACGGATCCGCAGCTGGAGCATGAGCTCTATTCGCTCGCGAAGGAGATCAAGGAGCGCATCTACGGCCGGCGCATCGTCCTCTTCGCGCCCCTCTACGTTTCCAATTACTGCGTGAACGGCTGCGTTTACTGCGGCTTCCACGCCGGCAACAGCTGCATGTTCCGCAAGAAGCTGACGATGGAGGAGATCGACCGCGAGACCGAGGCCATCCTCGCGCTCGGACACAAGCGCATCGCGATGGAGGCCGGCGAAGACCCGGTCAACTGCCCGCTCGACTATATACTCGACTGCATCCACCGCGTCTACGCCTACAGAAACGACCGCGGCGACTCCATACGCCGCATCAACGTGAATATCGCGGCGACCACCGTGGAAGAGTACCGGCGGCTGAAGGCGGCCCAGATAGGCACCTTCATACTATTCCAGGAGACCTTCCACCGCCCGACGTACGCGAAGATGCACCCAAAAGGCCCTAAGAGCAATTACGATTGGCATACGACGGCGCTGCACCGCGCGCAGGAGGGCGGCATAGACGACGTGGGGACCGGCGTGCTCTACGGGCTTTACGACTACAAGTACGAAACCGTCGCGCAGCTCATGCTCGCCGAATCGCTTGAGAAGATCTGCGGCGTCGGGCCGCACACCATCTCAGTGCCGCGCCTGCGCGAGGCCGAAGGCGTCGATATGAGGCAGTTCCCTCACATTCCCACCGACGAGCAGTTCCTGCGGCTCATCGCCGTCATCCGCGTCGCCACGCCCTACACCGGCATGATCATTTCCACGCGCGAAACGCCGGAGACGCGCAAAAAAGAACTCGACCTGGGCATCTCGCAGGTCAGCGCCGGCTCCTGCACCGGCATCGGCGGCTACCACAAAGAGATAGGGCAGCCCGATACGCCGGACACGGCGCAGTTCAAGGTCTCCGACAACCGCACGCCCGACGAGGTGCTCACCTGGCTCTGCGAGGACGGCTACGTCCCCAGCTACTGCACCGCCTGCTACCGTCAGGGGCGCACGGGCGACCGCTTCATGTCTCTCGCCAAATCCGGGCAGATACACAACTACTGCCAGCCGAACGCGCTGCTCACCTTCAAGGAATATCTTATCGGCTACGCTTCGGACCACCTTAAAGAGGTCGGCGAAAAAGTCATCGACAAAGAGGTCGAGAGGATACCGAACGACAAGGTAAAAGCCCTTACGAGGGAACGCCTGGGGCGGCTTGAGGCCGGTGCGAGCGACCTCTATTTTTAG
- a CDS encoding helix-turn-helix domain-containing protein yields MKIDDGCNSYAILKELGQRVKDLRIDSRLSQEECAAIAGISRRTLSLFESGQDIHLSKFIWILRTLKVLDNLNLLIPEKPQDPRDWSDLGHNRKRVLRTRNDEKSGDWKWGDEV; encoded by the coding sequence TTGAAGATAGACGACGGCTGCAATTCTTATGCGATATTAAAGGAATTAGGCCAGCGAGTCAAGGATTTGCGTATCGACAGCAGGCTGAGCCAGGAGGAGTGTGCCGCGATAGCCGGAATATCGCGCAGGACCCTATCCCTGTTTGAAAGTGGCCAGGATATACATTTGAGCAAATTTATCTGGATACTTCGCACCTTGAAAGTGCTGGACAATTTAAATCTGCTGATACCTGAGAAGCCGCAAGACCCGCGCGATTGGTCGGATTTAGGGCACAATAGAAAAAGAGTGCTGCGTACCAGGAACGATGAAAAAAGCGGCGATTGGAAATGGGGCGACGAAGTGTGA
- a CDS encoding type II toxin-antitoxin system HipA family toxin translates to MGRRSVSVARVKLWGRNIGELVNEGAGSTAIFRYDRDFIGSGIEISPIVMPLSDRNYTFPALPYSTFFGLPGLFADSLPDKFGNAVIDQWLATQGRDPDSFNAVERLCYTGQRGMGALEYFPAIGPRRTKAEQIQIDALVDLASQVLHSRERIRVDAEKEDALKQIFLIGSSAGGSRAKAVIAWNEETNDIRSGQLNAGDGYGYWLIKFDGVGGNGDKGLKDSQVYTRIEYAYHLMATDAGIKMSECRLYQENGLYHFMTKRFDRDEATGGKFHMQTLGAMAHYDFNAPCTVSYEQAASICKKLNLTKREIEQFYRRMVFNVVANNNDDHVKNISFLMDRNGKWRLSPAYDITFAYKPGNFWLRRHQMSVNGKFENFTEEDLLSAGRTMEISRKSCKNIIEQVCASVQKWKMFAEEAKLPEESASGVYENMCFQPA, encoded by the coding sequence ATGGGGCGACGAAGTGTGAGCGTCGCGCGCGTAAAGTTATGGGGCAGAAATATCGGCGAATTGGTCAACGAAGGAGCCGGCAGCACTGCGATTTTCCGATACGACAGAGATTTCATAGGAAGCGGGATTGAAATCTCTCCTATTGTAATGCCTTTAAGCGACAGAAATTATACTTTCCCAGCATTGCCTTACAGTACATTCTTCGGTCTGCCGGGGCTTTTTGCCGATTCGCTCCCCGACAAATTCGGCAATGCGGTAATCGATCAATGGCTAGCCACACAGGGAAGAGACCCGGACAGCTTCAACGCCGTCGAAAGGCTTTGCTACACGGGGCAGCGCGGAATGGGGGCGCTTGAATATTTCCCCGCCATAGGCCCCCGCCGTACGAAAGCCGAACAAATCCAAATAGACGCGCTTGTGGATTTGGCATCTCAAGTTTTGCATAGCAGGGAGAGGATACGCGTCGATGCTGAAAAAGAGGACGCGTTAAAGCAAATCTTCTTAATCGGCTCCTCTGCCGGCGGTTCAAGGGCGAAGGCCGTAATTGCTTGGAACGAAGAAACAAACGATATACGCTCCGGTCAGCTGAATGCCGGCGACGGGTACGGCTACTGGCTGATAAAATTTGACGGCGTCGGCGGAAACGGCGACAAGGGATTGAAAGATTCGCAAGTATATACGAGGATAGAGTATGCGTACCACCTGATGGCGACAGATGCCGGAATCAAGATGAGCGAGTGCCGGCTGTACCAAGAAAACGGGCTATACCACTTCATGACCAAGCGCTTTGACAGAGACGAAGCGACCGGTGGAAAATTCCATATGCAGACGCTCGGCGCAATGGCTCATTATGATTTTAACGCTCCATGTACCGTGAGCTATGAACAGGCGGCGTCCATATGTAAGAAATTAAACTTGACGAAACGGGAGATCGAACAATTCTATAGGCGTATGGTGTTTAATGTCGTAGCGAACAATAACGACGACCATGTTAAAAACATTTCCTTCCTTATGGACAGAAATGGCAAATGGCGTCTCTCTCCAGCGTACGATATAACATTTGCATACAAACCTGGCAACTTTTGGCTTCGCAGGCACCAGATGAGCGTGAACGGCAAATTTGAAAACTTCACGGAAGAAGATTTGCTGTCAGCCGGCAGGACGATGGAAATATCCCGCAAGAGCTGCAAAAACATAATAGAGCAGGTATGCGCGAGCGTTCAAAAGTGGAAGATGTTCGCGGAAGAAGCAAAGCTGCCCGAAGAGTCTGCGAGCGGCGTATACGAGAATATGTGTTTCCAGCCGGCTTAA